In the Desulforhopalus sp. genome, one interval contains:
- a CDS encoding helix-turn-helix transcriptional regulator, with translation MNKAFAEIQIGRETYLLVPANLATAGLDVDRRAVVGEMRIGDANFMVVHPHAGQPAQNATEVAFLLTRRELQIAMLVAEGLVNKQIADQLKISEWTVATHLRRIFNKLQVTSRAAMVNRCFETLRRVNARHPVAPKA, from the coding sequence ATGAACAAGGCATTTGCTGAAATTCAGATCGGCAGAGAAACCTATCTGCTTGTCCCGGCAAACCTGGCCACTGCAGGCCTGGATGTCGACAGGCGGGCTGTTGTCGGCGAGATGCGCATCGGCGATGCCAATTTCATGGTCGTTCATCCCCATGCCGGTCAGCCGGCGCAGAACGCCACTGAGGTCGCATTCCTCCTTACCCGCCGAGAGCTGCAGATCGCCATGTTGGTAGCCGAAGGTCTGGTAAACAAGCAAATCGCCGATCAACTGAAGATCAGCGAATGGACTGTCGCTACCCATCTGCGCAGGATTTTCAATAAATTACAGGTTACCAGCCGAGCCGCCATGGTCAACCGCTGTTTCGAAACACTGCGGCGGGTTAATGCTCGCCACCCGGTGGCGCCAAAGGCCTGA